The Flavobacteriaceae bacterium 3519-10 genome includes a window with the following:
- a CDS encoding 6-phosphofructokinase → MKESAVKKIAVFTSGGDAPGMNAALRAVVRTANHYNIECYGVREGYNGLIHDDFTRMGPRSVKNIITEGGTVLKSARSEEFKTKAGRQKAYDNCVKHGIDALVCIGGDGTFRGANIFNEEFGIKVIGVPGTIDNDIFGTDNTIGYDTALNTAMEAIDKIRDTATSHNRVFFVEVMGRDAGFIALNSGLATGAIDILIPEKKDSIDDLFKTFERAEKAGKSSSIVVVAEGEKLGSIYDLAKATKAGFPDYDIRVAVLGHIQRGGSPSCADRVLASQLGYGAVVGLMEGRTNVMAGLKSNVLVYTPIEEAIKKHNEIDAGLLKISEILAI, encoded by the coding sequence ATGAAAGAAAGTGCTGTAAAGAAGATTGCTGTTTTCACTTCCGGGGGCGATGCGCCAGGTATGAATGCGGCTTTGCGGGCTGTAGTGCGCACCGCAAATCATTATAACATCGAATGTTATGGCGTGCGCGAGGGATACAATGGCCTTATCCATGACGATTTCACCAGGATGGGCCCACGCTCTGTGAAAAACATCATTACTGAAGGCGGAACCGTCCTAAAATCAGCACGTTCCGAAGAATTCAAGACTAAAGCCGGTCGCCAGAAAGCCTATGACAACTGTGTGAAACACGGTATTGATGCACTGGTTTGTATCGGCGGCGACGGTACTTTCCGTGGCGCAAATATTTTCAATGAAGAATTTGGAATTAAGGTAATTGGCGTACCGGGAACCATCGATAACGACATTTTTGGTACCGACAATACGATCGGCTACGACACCGCCCTCAACACGGCGATGGAAGCGATCGATAAAATCCGTGATACCGCAACATCGCACAACCGCGTTTTCTTTGTGGAAGTAATGGGCCGGGATGCAGGATTTATAGCCTTAAACAGTGGTCTTGCAACGGGAGCAATCGATATTTTAATTCCTGAAAAGAAAGACAGCATCGACGACCTTTTTAAAACTTTCGAGCGCGCCGAAAAAGCCGGAAAATCATCAAGTATTGTGGTGGTGGCTGAAGGTGAAAAGCTCGGCAGTATCTATGATCTGGCTAAGGCTACAAAAGCAGGCTTCCCGGATTACGATATCCGCGTGGCAGTATTAGGCCACATTCAGCGTGGTGGTTCGCCAAGTTGTGCTGACAGGGTTTTGGCAAGCCAACTGGGTTACGGCGCCGTAGTGGGTCTAATGGAAGGCAGAACCAATGTGATGGCCGGATTAAAATCGAATGTCCTGGTTTATACACCGATTGAGGAAGCTATTAAAAAACATAACGAAATAGACGCCGGCCTTCTGAAAATCTCAGAAATACTGGCTATTTAA
- a CDS encoding universal stress protein family yields MINIVLPIDFGESTDRLIDAAVKFAHEMNGRICLIHVAPADIGFAIGDMGFQYFPEVEQNEIKEELQQLNKIEQRITAQNIDCEHLLKQGVAGDIILEYAKEKNAGYIVMGSHGRSGIYDVFVGSLTKELTRRSTIPVLVIPIHQ; encoded by the coding sequence ATGATTAATATTGTGTTGCCGATAGATTTCGGCGAATCTACGGACAGACTTATTGATGCCGCTGTGAAATTTGCGCACGAAATGAACGGGAGAATTTGTCTTATCCATGTGGCTCCGGCCGACATTGGTTTCGCCATTGGCGACATGGGTTTCCAGTATTTTCCTGAAGTTGAACAGAATGAGATAAAGGAAGAACTGCAGCAACTCAACAAAATAGAGCAGCGCATCACCGCGCAGAACATCGATTGCGAACATCTGCTGAAACAGGGCGTTGCAGGCGACATCATCCTGGAATATGCCAAAGAAAAAAACGCCGGATACATTGTGATGGGTTCGCACGGACGCAGCGGCATTTATGACGTTTTCGTCGGCAGCCTTACAAAAGAACTTACGCGCCGCTCAACAATTCCGGTTCTGGTGATCCCGATTCATCAGTAA
- a CDS encoding LuxR family transcriptional regulator protein, producing MWYIRITFIILVQINYRMKKIIANPPNQHILTEVWQNDPEIFNFDIKPVAPPALEKIFADFFSVGKYYYYVLSIAESTISHHHENILEMHGLKEYPQTLAEIINLIHPDDIPFVIEAEKMSYEKVKSIGRQHFPQLKTSYCFRMKTATGSYELFHHQALHTLQSESGQILQAVNIHTNIHHLTQKNPYTVLVSGLEPRRDFHQMHYNKSPNVIGGDFVKLTQRETEILSLIARGYSGSEIAKNICVSEHTVKSHRRNIIAKMRVRNTKELISKAIEMAVI from the coding sequence TTGTGGTATATTCGCATTACTTTTATTATTTTAGTGCAAATAAACTATAGGATGAAAAAAATAATTGCGAATCCACCAAACCAGCACATCCTCACCGAAGTCTGGCAGAACGATCCTGAAATTTTTAATTTTGACATAAAACCTGTTGCTCCACCCGCACTCGAAAAGATTTTTGCTGATTTTTTCTCAGTCGGTAAGTATTATTATTATGTATTGAGCATTGCCGAAAGCACAATTTCCCATCATCACGAAAACATCCTTGAGATGCATGGCCTCAAAGAATATCCTCAAACCCTGGCAGAGATTATCAACCTTATTCATCCTGACGATATTCCGTTCGTCATCGAAGCTGAAAAGATGTCTTATGAGAAAGTAAAATCGATCGGTCGCCAGCATTTCCCGCAATTGAAGACAAGCTACTGCTTCCGGATGAAAACGGCTACAGGCAGCTATGAGCTTTTTCATCATCAGGCGCTGCACACGCTACAGTCGGAAAGTGGCCAGATTCTGCAGGCGGTAAACATCCACACCAACATTCATCATCTCACGCAGAAAAATCCATATACGGTTTTAGTTTCGGGGCTGGAGCCAAGACGCGATTTTCATCAGATGCATTACAACAAATCTCCGAACGTCATCGGTGGAGATTTCGTAAAACTCACGCAGCGTGAAACTGAGATCCTCAGCTTAATTGCGCGAGGATATTCGGGCAGCGAAATTGCAAAAAACATCTGCGTTTCGGAACATACCGTAAAATCGCACCGCCGCAATATCATCGCTAAAATGAGGGTGCGGAACACCAAAGAACTCATTAGCAAAGCTATAGAAATGGCCGTTATCTAA
- a CDS encoding Fumarylacetoacetate hydrolase family protein: MKIICIGRNYAAHAHELGNEIPDNPVIFMKPDSAVLKKGSDFYIPEFSDDIHYELEVVLKISKGGKYIQEEKASNYYEEIGLGIDFTARDLQSNLKAKGLPWELAKGFDGSAVVSDFYKKADFNMKNLNFSLLKNTEKVQDGNTSMMIFSPEKIIAFVSKYLTLKAGDLIFTGTPEGVGKVAENDILQGFLEDQKLLDLRIQ; encoded by the coding sequence ATGAAAATAATCTGCATCGGCCGCAACTACGCAGCGCACGCGCACGAGTTGGGCAACGAAATCCCTGACAATCCAGTAATTTTCATGAAGCCGGATTCCGCAGTTTTAAAAAAAGGATCGGATTTTTATATCCCTGAATTTTCAGACGACATCCACTACGAACTTGAAGTTGTTTTAAAAATTTCAAAAGGCGGAAAATATATTCAGGAAGAAAAAGCTTCAAATTACTATGAAGAAATCGGATTGGGGATCGATTTCACCGCGCGCGATCTGCAAAGTAACCTTAAAGCAAAAGGCCTTCCGTGGGAACTTGCCAAAGGATTCGACGGAAGTGCAGTAGTTTCGGATTTTTATAAAAAAGCCGATTTCAACATGAAAAACCTTAATTTTTCTTTACTTAAAAACACCGAAAAGGTGCAGGATGGAAATACCTCGATGATGATATTTTCGCCTGAGAAGATTATCGCGTTTGTATCAAAATATCTCACTTTAAAAGCGGGCGATCTGATCTTTACGGGAACTCCGGAAGGTGTTGGGAAAGTAGCGGAAAACGATATTCTGCAGGGTTTTCTTGAAGACCAAAAACTGTTGGACCTGAGGATTCAGTAA
- a CDS encoding CDP-diacylglycerol--serine O-phosphatidyltransferase: MLPNALTMNFIKNNLANAFTLANLFSGSIGVIHLITGDYQVTAICIILSLILDFFDGFIARAMKSNSNLGVQLDSLADMVSFGVLPGITVYKALEPLGNQLFGVEIPFEIKYLGLFITLFSCLRLAIFNLDDEQTYYFKGLNTPSNTILIFGLYYAFMETGAFGFLFENPLLLLLLTAFSSWLLISPIRMISLKFKSMKLKDNYPKVALLIGAILILVIFKTVGIPLAILYYVFISLIFQKQLK, encoded by the coding sequence TTGCTACCTAACGCCCTCACTATGAATTTCATTAAAAACAATCTTGCAAACGCCTTTACACTGGCTAATCTTTTTTCAGGAAGCATCGGTGTCATTCATCTCATTACGGGCGACTATCAGGTTACGGCAATCTGCATTATACTTTCTTTAATCCTCGATTTTTTCGATGGATTTATTGCGAGAGCAATGAAATCAAATTCAAACCTCGGCGTGCAATTGGATTCGCTGGCAGATATGGTGAGCTTCGGCGTACTGCCCGGAATAACGGTGTATAAAGCGCTCGAACCGCTTGGCAACCAGCTTTTCGGCGTTGAAATACCTTTTGAAATAAAATATCTCGGACTTTTCATCACGCTGTTTTCATGTCTGAGGTTAGCCATCTTCAACCTGGATGACGAGCAGACTTATTATTTTAAAGGATTAAATACACCTTCAAATACCATCCTGATCTTTGGTCTTTATTACGCTTTTATGGAAACCGGCGCATTCGGCTTTTTATTTGAGAATCCATTGTTGCTACTCTTGCTCACCGCTTTTTCGTCGTGGCTGCTTATTTCACCAATCAGAATGATTTCGCTTAAGTTCAAATCAATGAAACTTAAAGATAATTACCCAAAAGTTGCCCTTTTAATCGGCGCGATTTTAATTTTGGTGATCTTTAAAACCGTCGGAATCCCGCTGGCGATTCTTTATTATGTTTTCATTTCACTGATATTCCAAAAGCAGCTTAAATAA
- a CDS encoding Outer membrane hemin receptor, with protein MKQLIKLVFFLFGITLVSAQQTFSVSGTVLDFHDKSALSNARIRLQNYNVVSDINGRFVVNKVSAGTYLLEVTHPDCETFSKQIKVESDIELTINLEHHSGDIEAVTIHGNHPIAGSVMIRTLSQEDISRNSTDNLGNLLKNISGLTALKTGNNISKPVIHGLYGTRISVINNGVKMAEQEWGVEHAPNVDVNQFEHIDVVKGASALKYGNESVGGVVVLEPAVVPKKDTLIGSVRLSGISNGKGAEVSAEALKSWENQWFVKSGGSYKKLGDQYVPHHTLQNTGAEVNSFNFSFGKHSFLHGFDVSYSGIQQEFGIFKGAHLGGPEDFYNAINFGQPYFLDDFSYDIANPRQSVRHHIAKIAAYKRFSGLGRLSFQYSFQQNSRKEYDIRKGDLNEIPSMDLTLTTHKAELFHLLERGNWSLESGISGSAQINFPDPATEARRLIPDYYRYDAGIFSVFKYSFTDKLNAEVGARYDFSRYDAYKYYDKSAWLNYAEEFPEFVVQESGSRILARPILDNHSTSANLGFNYIPTRHWNLKLNFSRTERAPNAAELFADGLHHSAAIMEEGDLRIKKEAIYSVNFSATAQAKWLRGFTLEVNPYFMYSDSFINQIPTGVKSTNRGVFVVWSYRQIEARMMGVDVDAQLQITDNLKWFSSFSALKGGDLSGNEPLILMMPANLRNALEWKSGKKSNFYIRVENENSFKQKRFPIRNQTVDFIENGVLVTREIDYSSTPASFSVFNASVGADVFKNVNLNFKVNNLLNTDYKEYLNRLRYFMSDPGRNFVATVQFKF; from the coding sequence ATGAAACAACTCATAAAACTGGTGTTTTTCCTATTCGGAATTACACTCGTTTCCGCACAGCAAACTTTTTCTGTGTCGGGGACAGTTCTTGATTTTCACGACAAGAGCGCACTCTCCAATGCGCGTATCCGCTTGCAAAATTATAATGTAGTGAGCGATATTAACGGCCGTTTTGTTGTGAATAAAGTGAGTGCCGGAACGTATCTTCTCGAAGTTACCCATCCGGACTGCGAAACTTTTTCAAAGCAAATTAAAGTGGAAAGTGATATAGAGCTCACCATAAATCTTGAGCATCACTCAGGCGATATCGAAGCTGTAACCATCCACGGCAACCACCCCATTGCAGGTTCTGTGATGATCAGAACTCTTTCGCAGGAAGATATTTCGCGAAATTCCACCGATAATCTCGGAAATCTGCTGAAGAATATTTCGGGTTTAACGGCGCTTAAAACGGGAAATAATATCTCAAAACCCGTTATCCATGGACTTTACGGAACGCGTATTTCTGTTATTAACAACGGAGTAAAAATGGCCGAGCAGGAGTGGGGCGTGGAACATGCACCCAATGTTGATGTAAACCAGTTTGAGCACATCGATGTGGTGAAAGGTGCTTCAGCGCTTAAATACGGTAACGAAAGTGTAGGCGGCGTGGTAGTTCTGGAGCCCGCGGTAGTTCCGAAAAAAGATACGCTGATAGGAAGTGTAAGATTGTCGGGTATTTCGAATGGCAAAGGTGCTGAAGTTTCGGCCGAAGCCCTTAAATCCTGGGAAAACCAATGGTTCGTGAAGTCGGGAGGTTCTTACAAAAAACTTGGCGACCAGTATGTGCCGCATCACACGTTACAAAATACAGGTGCGGAAGTGAATTCTTTTAATTTTTCGTTCGGGAAACATTCTTTCTTACACGGTTTCGATGTCTCATATAGCGGTATCCAGCAGGAGTTCGGCATCTTTAAAGGTGCGCATCTGGGTGGGCCTGAAGATTTTTATAATGCCATTAATTTTGGGCAGCCTTATTTTCTGGATGACTTCAGTTATGATATTGCAAACCCAAGGCAGTCCGTTCGGCACCATATCGCTAAAATAGCGGCGTACAAACGGTTTTCAGGTTTGGGGAGATTGTCGTTTCAATACAGTTTTCAGCAAAACAGCCGTAAAGAATATGATATCAGAAAAGGGGATCTGAATGAAATTCCGTCGATGGATTTAACGCTTACAACGCACAAAGCAGAACTTTTTCATTTGTTGGAGCGCGGAAATTGGAGCCTTGAAAGCGGAATTTCAGGAAGTGCGCAAATTAATTTTCCCGATCCCGCTACCGAAGCTAGGCGTCTTATTCCTGATTATTACCGCTATGATGCGGGAATTTTTTCAGTATTTAAATACAGCTTTACAGATAAACTGAATGCCGAAGTGGGTGCGCGCTACGATTTCAGCAGGTACGATGCCTACAAATATTACGACAAATCTGCATGGCTGAATTACGCTGAAGAATTTCCTGAATTTGTAGTGCAGGAAAGCGGAAGCCGGATCTTAGCACGTCCAATTCTCGATAATCACAGCACTTCTGCGAATCTTGGTTTTAATTATATACCAACCCGACACTGGAATTTAAAACTTAATTTCTCAAGAACCGAAAGAGCACCGAATGCGGCTGAACTGTTTGCGGACGGACTCCATCATTCGGCTGCAATTATGGAGGAAGGTGATCTGCGCATCAAAAAAGAAGCAATTTACTCGGTAAATTTTTCCGCGACCGCGCAGGCGAAATGGCTCAGAGGGTTTACGCTCGAAGTTAATCCGTATTTCATGTATTCCGATTCGTTTATCAATCAGATTCCGACCGGCGTAAAATCAACAAACCGTGGCGTTTTTGTGGTATGGAGTTACCGCCAGATCGAGGCACGGATGATGGGCGTGGATGTAGATGCGCAACTTCAGATCACAGATAACCTAAAGTGGTTTTCATCTTTCAGCGCGCTTAAAGGCGGCGATTTATCAGGCAATGAACCCTTAATTCTGATGATGCCCGCGAACCTCAGAAATGCATTGGAGTGGAAATCCGGCAAAAAATCTAACTTTTATATAAGAGTTGAGAACGAGAATTCGTTTAAACAGAAGCGTTTTCCGATAAGAAATCAAACTGTGGATTTTATTGAGAACGGCGTTTTGGTGACCAGGGAGATCGATTACAGTTCTACGCCTGCTTCTTTTTCGGTTTTCAACGCGTCTGTGGGAGCTGACGTCTTTAAAAATGTAAATCTCAATTTCAAGGTAAACAACCTGCTGAACACCGATTATAAGGAGTATCTCAATCGGCTACGTTATTTCATGTCGGATCCGGGAAGAAATTTCGTAGCAACTGTTCAGTTCAAATTTTAA
- a CDS encoding MgtC family protein: MSDHFELLDIYKAVISMVAGLILGFEREMKDKSAGLKTITIICLGSTLFSIISYKLAGVGDPTRIASYVVSGIGFLGAGVIFKEGFTVYGLTTAGVIWIAAAIGVSIGFGEVYMAFTFLTAAIIVVNSATYITKHFMPQSFNKIVKIQMLEANFPQKPAILKEIKSIATNLSEIAIEKKDGHILITLDLQIGPKQIEKLEEYLTTNPSLDYFSY; the protein is encoded by the coding sequence ATGTCGGATCATTTTGAACTTTTAGATATCTATAAAGCCGTCATTTCAATGGTGGCCGGCCTCATATTGGGGTTCGAGCGCGAAATGAAAGACAAATCTGCGGGCCTTAAAACCATCACCATCATTTGTCTGGGATCGACTCTCTTTTCAATTATCTCTTACAAACTGGCCGGAGTAGGTGACCCCACCCGAATAGCTTCTTACGTCGTGAGCGGAATCGGATTTTTGGGTGCAGGCGTAATTTTTAAAGAAGGTTTCACGGTTTACGGCCTCACAACCGCCGGCGTGATCTGGATCGCCGCCGCAATCGGAGTGTCCATCGGTTTCGGTGAAGTGTATATGGCCTTTACGTTTTTAACAGCGGCTATTATCGTCGTTAATTCTGCCACGTACATCACCAAACATTTTATGCCGCAAAGCTTCAATAAAATTGTTAAGATCCAGATGTTAGAGGCTAATTTTCCACAGAAGCCCGCAATCTTAAAGGAAATAAAAAGCATCGCAACTAATCTGTCGGAAATCGCGATCGAGAAAAAAGACGGGCATATTTTAATTACTTTAGACCTGCAGATCGGTCCGAAGCAGATTGAAAAACTTGAGGAATATCTTACCACAAACCCAAGTCTTGATTACTTCAGTTATTAA
- a CDS encoding Cell division trigger factor — protein sequence MNVTATNHDEVSALLTVTLDKSDYKEKVEKQLINYAKNAQVPGFRKGKVPLSMVRKQYESGIAFEEINKQVSEALNGYVQEKGLRLVGQPVPQPVDDLNLSSEQLSVAFEVGYEPEFSIDLSKYEAPHFKVEASDKEIGQSIENMQKRFAEQVPQEAIGDDSHIALEISQVVEENAEGAHNHPPKSIVVNADKKAAFALVKDLKMDGSVKVSKEELQNNEELATELGFNKEETAHLHHDQIEVKVKDFYGLNLAELNQELFDKVYGEGNITSEEELKAKVKTELDEYFQQNADVHFVNKILGQINEKEEVKLPEAFLIKWLMFSNENVKDENQAKEILEAERNQLKYQILEGKLMNDNEIKLEYSDVLNQAEQLVRNQLAIYGIHHLSDEEIQKYAVEMLKDQEQVRQISSEVGMAKLKDVILEKAKKVETAISHDEFLEEVKK from the coding sequence ATGAACGTTACAGCGACCAACCACGATGAAGTAAGCGCGTTACTTACAGTTACATTAGATAAATCAGATTACAAGGAAAAAGTTGAAAAACAACTGATTAACTACGCTAAAAATGCGCAGGTTCCGGGTTTCAGAAAAGGAAAAGTGCCATTGAGCATGGTGAGAAAACAGTATGAATCAGGAATCGCTTTCGAAGAAATCAACAAACAGGTTTCTGAGGCGCTGAACGGTTACGTACAGGAAAAAGGTCTGCGATTGGTAGGACAGCCGGTTCCTCAGCCTGTAGATGATCTTAACTTAAGCTCAGAGCAGCTTTCAGTGGCTTTTGAAGTGGGTTACGAACCTGAATTTTCAATTGATCTTTCAAAATATGAAGCACCTCATTTTAAGGTAGAAGCTTCTGATAAGGAAATCGGGCAAAGCATCGAGAACATGCAGAAGCGTTTTGCTGAGCAGGTTCCGCAGGAAGCGATCGGCGACGATTCGCACATTGCACTTGAGATCAGCCAGGTTGTAGAAGAGAACGCTGAAGGAGCGCACAACCACCCGCCGAAAAGCATCGTAGTGAACGCTGATAAAAAAGCCGCTTTCGCATTGGTAAAAGACCTTAAGATGGATGGTTCTGTAAAAGTTTCAAAAGAAGAACTGCAGAATAATGAAGAACTTGCCACTGAACTAGGTTTCAACAAAGAAGAAACTGCACATCTACACCACGATCAGATCGAAGTGAAAGTGAAAGACTTTTATGGTTTGAATCTGGCAGAACTTAACCAGGAACTTTTCGACAAAGTTTATGGCGAAGGCAATATTACATCAGAAGAAGAACTTAAGGCTAAGGTAAAAACAGAACTCGACGAATATTTCCAGCAGAATGCAGATGTTCATTTCGTGAACAAAATTCTCGGACAGATCAACGAGAAAGAAGAAGTGAAGCTTCCCGAAGCTTTCCTGATCAAATGGCTCATGTTCAGCAATGAAAATGTAAAAGATGAAAATCAGGCCAAAGAAATTCTTGAAGCTGAAAGAAATCAGTTGAAATACCAGATTTTGGAAGGTAAACTGATGAATGACAATGAGATTAAACTGGAGTATTCTGATGTGCTTAATCAGGCTGAACAGTTGGTTCGCAACCAGTTGGCAATCTACGGAATCCACCATTTATCAGATGAAGAAATTCAGAAATATGCTGTTGAAATGCTGAAAGATCAGGAGCAGGTTCGTCAGATTTCGTCTGAAGTAGGTATGGCGAAACTGAAAGATGTAATTCTTGAAAAAGCCAAAAAAGTGGAGACTGCAATTTCTCACGATGAGTTTTTAGAAGAGGTAAAGAAGTAA
- a CDS encoding NAD-dependent glyceraldehyde-3-phosphate dehydrogenase yields the protein MSTIKVGINGFGRIGRLVFRAMAERENIEVVGINDLIDAKYMAYMLKYDSVHGTFAGEVSVEGNDLIVNGKKIRVTAEKDPNNLKWNEVGAEYIVESTGLFLTKEAAQAHINAGAKKAILSAPSKDDTPMFVMGVNHKDLTDDVTIFSNASCTTNCLAPLAKVLHDNFGIIEGLMTTVHATTATQKTVDGPSMKDWRGGRSALNNIIPSSTGAAKAVGKVIPALNGKLTGMSFRVPTADVSVVDLTVRLEKSTSYEEICAAMKAASEGELKGILGYTEDAVVSQDFVGEKRTSVFDKDAGIMLSPNFVKVVSWYDNEMGYSNKLADMLVHSASL from the coding sequence ATGTCAACAATTAAAGTAGGAATCAACGGATTCGGTAGGATTGGACGCTTGGTTTTCAGAGCGATGGCCGAGAGAGAAAACATCGAAGTGGTGGGAATTAACGATCTTATCGATGCCAAATATATGGCGTACATGCTTAAGTATGACTCGGTACACGGCACATTTGCGGGCGAAGTTTCTGTAGAAGGAAACGACCTTATCGTGAATGGCAAAAAGATTCGTGTAACCGCCGAAAAAGATCCTAACAACCTGAAATGGAACGAAGTAGGCGCAGAATACATCGTGGAATCAACCGGTTTATTCCTTACCAAGGAGGCGGCACAGGCACATATCAACGCGGGTGCAAAAAAAGCAATCCTTTCTGCTCCTTCAAAAGACGATACGCCGATGTTCGTAATGGGTGTTAACCACAAGGATCTTACAGATGACGTTACTATTTTTTCTAACGCGAGCTGTACGACTAACTGTCTTGCTCCATTAGCAAAAGTACTTCACGATAATTTCGGAATCATCGAAGGTTTAATGACGACCGTGCACGCAACTACTGCAACCCAGAAAACTGTTGACGGGCCTTCTATGAAAGACTGGAGAGGCGGGCGTTCTGCATTGAACAACATCATCCCATCTTCTACCGGAGCTGCAAAAGCAGTAGGAAAAGTAATTCCTGCCCTTAACGGTAAATTAACCGGTATGTCATTCAGAGTCCCAACTGCAGATGTTTCTGTAGTGGATTTAACGGTCAGATTAGAGAAATCTACTTCATACGAAGAAATCTGTGCAGCAATGAAAGCGGCATCGGAAGGTGAACTTAAAGGAATTTTAGGGTATACTGAAGACGCTGTGGTTTCTCAGGATTTCGTGGGCGAGAAGAGAACTTCGGTATTCGACAAGGATGCGGGAATTATGTTATCTCCAAATTTCGTGAAAGTAGTTTCATGGTACGATAACGAAATGGGTTACTCCAACAAACTTGCGGATATGCTTGTACATTCAGCCAGTTTATAA
- a CDS encoding DNA Pol III Epsilon Chain, with protein sequence MNLKLYKPLCIFDLETTGVNVAKDRIVEISILKVNPDGSRESKTWLVNPEMYIPKESTEIHGISDDDVKNSPKFKEIAPKVMEMITGTDLGGFNSNRFDVPLLAEELLRAGIDFDLTKFKLVDVQTIYHKMEPRNLSAAYNFYCKKELVNAHSAEADVLATFEVLDAQVAHYNELPNDIAGLSEFSHHHKFADLAGMIRFDDDEQEVFSFGKYKGQRVKDVFQKDLGYYGWIQNADFPLYTKKVLTSIQLRSKF encoded by the coding sequence ATGAATTTAAAATTATATAAACCGCTGTGTATCTTCGATCTGGAAACCACTGGCGTGAATGTCGCGAAAGATAGAATCGTGGAAATAAGCATTCTTAAAGTGAATCCGGACGGTTCGCGCGAAAGCAAAACGTGGCTCGTAAACCCCGAAATGTACATCCCGAAAGAATCCACTGAGATTCACGGTATTTCTGACGACGACGTGAAAAATTCACCAAAATTTAAAGAAATTGCACCCAAAGTAATGGAAATGATCACGGGTACCGACCTGGGCGGCTTCAATTCCAACCGTTTCGACGTGCCGCTTTTGGCTGAAGAGCTTCTGCGCGCGGGAATTGATTTCGATTTAACTAAATTCAAACTCGTGGACGTGCAGACGATTTACCATAAAATGGAACCACGCAATCTGTCGGCCGCTTATAATTTCTACTGCAAAAAGGAACTCGTCAATGCACATTCCGCTGAAGCCGACGTGTTGGCAACTTTCGAAGTGCTGGACGCGCAGGTGGCTCATTACAACGAATTACCTAACGATATTGCAGGTTTAAGCGAATTTTCGCACCATCATAAATTCGCAGATTTGGCCGGAATGATCCGTTTCGATGACGATGAACAGGAGGTTTTTTCTTTCGGCAAGTATAAAGGACAGCGCGTGAAAGACGTTTTCCAGAAAGATTTGGGTTATTACGGCTGGATCCAGAATGCTGATTTCCCGCTTTATACGAAGAAAGTTCTGACGTCAATTCAGCTTAGAAGCAAATTTTAA